From Rhizobium favelukesii, the proteins below share one genomic window:
- a CDS encoding Ku protein, whose translation MARQTYWKGYLKLSLVTAAVSLTPATTESNQLRFHVLNRKTKNRVESRYVDSVTRKPIADKDQARGYPRGEDDYVILEDKELDEVGLESTKTIDIDTFVPRGSIDWIWYDKPHFLTPEDKVGTEAFCVIRESMNANDVVGIARLVLYRRERAVLLEPQGKGIILWTLHFGDEVRPPAATLDSHSKVDDTVLSLMKKLVKDRTEEWQPAMVQDPIQKRLRAMIRAKQKSLVKATPPSSKGPPPKPTGNVVNIMDALKKSLAKETGRPKSH comes from the coding sequence ATGGCACGTCAGACCTATTGGAAGGGCTATCTCAAGCTGTCACTCGTCACCGCCGCGGTATCGCTGACGCCGGCGACAACGGAAAGCAACCAGCTTCGATTTCATGTTCTGAACCGAAAGACGAAGAACCGCGTCGAAAGCCGCTACGTCGACAGCGTCACCCGCAAGCCGATTGCCGACAAGGATCAAGCCCGAGGATATCCGCGCGGCGAGGACGACTACGTCATTCTCGAAGACAAGGAACTCGACGAAGTCGGCTTGGAAAGCACGAAGACGATCGATATCGATACGTTCGTGCCGCGCGGCTCAATCGACTGGATCTGGTATGACAAGCCACATTTTCTTACCCCGGAGGACAAGGTCGGCACCGAAGCTTTCTGTGTGATCCGCGAATCGATGAACGCAAACGATGTCGTTGGCATCGCCCGGCTTGTTCTCTACCGGCGCGAGCGGGCAGTCCTGCTTGAGCCGCAGGGCAAGGGCATCATTCTCTGGACGCTGCATTTCGGCGACGAGGTTCGCCCGCCGGCAGCGACACTGGACAGCCACAGCAAGGTGGATGACACCGTGCTCTCCCTGATGAAGAAGCTGGTGAAAGACCGGACCGAGGAATGGCAACCGGCCATGGTGCAGGACCCGATCCAGAAACGGCTGAGAGCAATGATCCGAGCAAAGCAGAAAAGCCTCGTCAAAGCGACACCACCATCTTCCAAGGGGCCGCCACCGAAACCGACGGGCAACGTCGTCAATATCATGGACGCACTGAAGAAAAGCCTCGCCAAGGAAACAGGCCGTCCGAAATCTCACTGA
- the ligD gene encoding DNA ligase D, whose protein sequence is MALEAYQAKRNFKVTPEPRGSRRGTKSAAPAALSFVIQKHDATRLHYDFRLELDGALKSWAITRGPSLNPDEKRLAVHVEDHPLDYGDFEGTIPKGQYGGGTVLVWDRGTWTPNGDPHKGYKKGHLEFDLDGEKLSGRWHLVRMHGKPAERQENWLLIKAEDEEARHKGDILKQRPESVKSGRKIEEIAKHPDATWNSRPKGTSKPTSAKPAATPAKPKRHEWPKGAEKAAMPAFVKPELAKLKAKPPSGEGWIHEIKFDGYRLQIRLENGRATLLTRSGLDWTEKFGQEIVDAFAALPAKSAILDGEIVVERENGASDFSSLQNDLSQGRHDRFVFYAFDLLYLDGYGLQQVRLTSRKELLLGLLADADGRLRYSEHFAEKGALVLDHVRQLGLEGIISKLADSEYVSGRTGEWVKSKCLRRQELVIGGYVPSTSMKNAIGSLAMGVNRSGKLEHVGRVGTGFSVNVAQDLYDKLSAMEQSENSFDDELTAEERRGLVYVRPELVAEVEFQAWSADGNLRHAAFRGLRDDKAPEDVMPEATSKTAEELPQSSVTLTHPDRIYWPEEGITKQGLASYYARVWRFIEPYVTKRPLALLRCPDGIGGQRFFQKHAWKGMNSNIEEITDPKDRGGEKLLRIMDFDGMIALVQSAVLEIHPWGATTGSWERPDMITMDLDPADDVSWTDVIAAADELKERLEAVGLAAFVKTSGGKGLHVVTPLKPKASWTQVKAFAKALADGMSKDQPDKYLATATKAKRNGKIFIDYLRNGRGNTAVAAYSTRARPGAAVSMPLEWKELTEEIGPAYFTVDNAPARLDTLRSDPWADFFAAAVPLEKQK, encoded by the coding sequence ATGGCTCTGGAGGCCTATCAGGCAAAGCGCAATTTCAAGGTGACGCCGGAGCCGCGAGGAAGCCGGCGTGGCACCAAGTCTGCCGCGCCTGCAGCGCTCAGCTTCGTCATTCAGAAACACGATGCGACGAGACTTCACTATGACTTCCGGCTTGAGCTCGATGGCGCGCTGAAGAGCTGGGCCATCACACGCGGGCCAAGCCTCAATCCCGATGAAAAGCGGCTTGCCGTTCACGTCGAAGATCACCCGCTGGACTATGGCGACTTCGAAGGCACCATCCCGAAGGGGCAATATGGTGGCGGCACGGTGCTTGTTTGGGATCGGGGAACATGGACGCCGAATGGCGATCCGCATAAGGGCTACAAGAAGGGCCATCTGGAGTTCGACCTCGACGGTGAGAAACTCAGCGGCCGCTGGCATCTGGTTCGGATGCACGGCAAACCGGCCGAGAGACAGGAGAACTGGCTGCTCATCAAGGCCGAGGACGAGGAAGCGCGCCACAAGGGCGACATTCTCAAACAGCGGCCGGAATCGGTCAAGAGCGGCCGCAAGATCGAAGAGATTGCCAAGCACCCTGACGCCACCTGGAACTCCCGCCCCAAGGGCACGTCAAAGCCGACCTCCGCCAAGCCTGCAGCGACCCCGGCCAAGCCGAAACGCCATGAGTGGCCGAAGGGAGCCGAAAAGGCCGCGATGCCTGCCTTTGTCAAGCCCGAGCTTGCCAAGCTCAAGGCCAAACCGCCGTCGGGCGAAGGGTGGATCCACGAAATCAAATTTGACGGATACCGGCTGCAGATACGGCTTGAGAATGGCAGGGCGACCCTGCTCACGCGCAGCGGCCTCGATTGGACCGAGAAGTTCGGCCAAGAGATTGTCGATGCTTTCGCAGCACTGCCGGCCAAGTCAGCGATCCTCGATGGAGAGATCGTCGTCGAGCGGGAAAACGGCGCCTCCGACTTTTCGTCCCTCCAGAACGATCTCAGCCAAGGGCGTCACGATCGGTTTGTCTTTTACGCCTTTGATCTGCTTTATCTCGACGGATACGGCCTGCAGCAAGTCCGGCTCACCAGCCGCAAGGAGTTGCTGTTGGGTCTGCTGGCAGACGCTGACGGAAGGCTCCGCTACAGCGAGCATTTCGCCGAGAAGGGTGCCTTGGTGCTGGACCATGTCCGCCAGCTCGGTCTTGAGGGCATCATTTCGAAATTGGCGGACAGCGAATATGTGTCCGGGCGCACGGGCGAATGGGTCAAATCAAAATGCCTGCGGAGGCAGGAACTGGTCATCGGCGGCTATGTGCCGTCGACCTCGATGAAAAATGCGATAGGCTCGCTTGCCATGGGCGTCAACCGCAGCGGCAAGCTCGAGCATGTCGGCAGGGTAGGAACGGGCTTCAGCGTCAATGTCGCACAAGATCTCTATGACAAGTTGTCGGCGATGGAGCAGAGTGAGAATTCGTTTGACGATGAACTCACTGCCGAAGAGCGCCGTGGGCTGGTCTATGTCAGGCCGGAGCTCGTTGCCGAGGTGGAGTTTCAGGCCTGGTCGGCCGACGGCAACTTGCGGCATGCTGCGTTTCGTGGCTTGAGGGACGACAAGGCGCCAGAGGATGTGATGCCCGAAGCAACAAGTAAGACCGCTGAGGAACTGCCTCAGTCCAGCGTCACGCTCACCCACCCGGATCGCATCTACTGGCCGGAGGAGGGCATCACAAAACAGGGGCTGGCCAGCTACTATGCGCGGGTGTGGCGCTTCATCGAACCCTATGTCACCAAGCGGCCGCTGGCGCTGCTGCGTTGTCCTGATGGTATTGGCGGACAGCGGTTTTTTCAGAAGCATGCCTGGAAGGGCATGAATTCGAATATCGAAGAGATCACCGATCCGAAGGACAGGGGCGGCGAGAAATTGCTGCGCATCATGGACTTCGACGGGATGATTGCGCTTGTCCAGTCCGCGGTGCTGGAGATCCATCCCTGGGGTGCCACGACAGGCAGTTGGGAACGGCCCGACATGATCACGATGGATCTTGACCCGGCTGATGACGTCAGCTGGACGGATGTGATCGCCGCCGCCGATGAACTGAAGGAGCGTCTGGAGGCGGTCGGTCTCGCGGCCTTCGTCAAGACCTCCGGCGGCAAGGGGCTGCATGTCGTGACGCCGCTGAAACCGAAGGCCAGCTGGACGCAGGTCAAGGCCTTCGCCAAGGCGCTCGCCGATGGTATGTCGAAAGATCAGCCGGATAAATATCTGGCAACCGCCACGAAGGCGAAGCGGAACGGCAAGATCTTCATCGACTATCTGCGCAATGGGCGCGGCAATACGGCCGTCGCCGCCTATTCGACGCGAGCACGCCCCGGCGCTGCCGTCTCCATGCCGCTTGAGTGGAAAGAGCTGACCGAGGAAATCGGTCCGGCCTATTTCACGGTCGACAACGCTCCGGCGCGTCTCGATACCTTGCGAAGCGATCCGTGGGCGGACTTCTTTGCCGCCGCCGTCCCGCTCGAGAAGCAAAAATAA
- a CDS encoding Ku protein — protein sequence MAARASWKGHLKVGDLVCGVGLYTAVSTSDRISFNIINRKTGHRVERQFVDSENGKPVERDDQVKGYQLDNGEYIVIEGDEIAGVMPQSDKVLNVQNFVPYNEINKLYFDRPYYLAPAGEDDEEALGLIARAMHDQKVAAIAEAVLFRRNRTVLIRPQDDYVVATTLSFDYEVRKPDTVFKDIPEMKFDNEMLELAGHIIGTKKGAFNPQEYDDRYETALSELVKAKIDGRELPRAKPKPQGKVIDLMDALRQSAKLSAKPPGSKRAASGQPKAS from the coding sequence ATGGCAGCTCGGGCAAGCTGGAAAGGCCATCTGAAGGTCGGAGACCTCGTATGCGGCGTGGGATTATACACTGCCGTCTCCACCTCGGACCGCATCTCATTCAACATCATCAACCGCAAGACCGGCCATCGCGTGGAGCGCCAGTTCGTTGACAGCGAGAACGGCAAGCCGGTTGAACGGGATGACCAGGTCAAGGGATATCAGTTGGACAACGGCGAATACATTGTCATCGAGGGCGACGAGATCGCCGGTGTCATGCCGCAGAGCGACAAAGTCCTGAACGTGCAGAACTTCGTACCCTACAATGAAATCAACAAGCTCTATTTCGATCGGCCCTACTATCTCGCGCCGGCGGGCGAAGATGACGAGGAGGCGCTCGGGCTGATCGCTCGCGCCATGCACGATCAAAAGGTTGCGGCGATCGCAGAGGCCGTGCTGTTCCGCCGTAACCGCACGGTTCTGATCCGGCCGCAGGACGACTATGTCGTCGCGACGACGTTGAGCTTCGACTACGAGGTCCGCAAGCCGGATACGGTCTTCAAGGACATTCCGGAGATGAAGTTCGACAACGAAATGCTCGAACTGGCCGGCCATATCATCGGCACGAAAAAGGGCGCCTTCAATCCGCAGGAATATGACGATCGCTACGAGACGGCGCTTTCGGAGCTGGTGAAGGCGAAAATCGACGGCAGGGAGCTGCCGAGAGCGAAGCCAAAGCCGCAGGGCAAGGTCATCGATCTCATGGACGCCCTGCGCCAGAGCGCCAAGCTGAGTGCTAAACCACCGGGAAGCAAACGCGCCGCTAGCGGGCAGCCGAAGGCGAGCTGA
- a CDS encoding substrate-binding domain-containing protein, with product MKLKEFAKQVGLSPTTVSRALSGYPEVSETTRARVAEAAVRLGYSPNVNAVRLKTGRAGAIGVVMGRAGEFHFAEFMAGMAERLVAEETDILVIPMADPNHEDEMQLYRRLVESRRVDAIIVHSPKPDDERIALLHELGMPFLVHGRSAIDVPHAWLDIDNEAAIKRATSHLIDLGHRRIAMINGRPGATYALHRDSGFRKALQSHGMEPDAQLIANGNFTDELGFRFARSFLEQPNPPTAFVAGSMMTALGVYRAVRSLGLQIGRDVSVIAHDDVFPYLTADNMVPSLSATRSSMRAAGSRCADLVLQLLSGRSPLEIHELWPVELILRESTGPARPSKP from the coding sequence ATGAAGCTTAAAGAGTTCGCGAAGCAGGTGGGATTGTCCCCGACAACCGTCAGTCGGGCGCTGAGCGGCTATCCCGAGGTGAGCGAGACCACACGTGCACGTGTTGCGGAGGCTGCGGTCCGGCTGGGTTACAGCCCGAACGTCAATGCAGTGCGGCTGAAGACCGGTAGGGCCGGGGCGATCGGCGTGGTGATGGGGCGGGCCGGCGAATTCCACTTCGCCGAGTTCATGGCCGGTATGGCGGAGCGACTGGTGGCGGAGGAGACCGATATTCTCGTCATCCCGATGGCGGATCCGAACCATGAAGACGAGATGCAGCTCTATCGACGACTCGTGGAGAGTCGACGCGTGGACGCCATCATCGTGCATTCGCCCAAACCCGACGATGAGCGCATTGCGCTACTCCACGAACTCGGCATGCCGTTTCTTGTGCACGGCCGATCCGCCATCGACGTACCGCATGCCTGGCTCGACATCGACAACGAAGCCGCGATCAAACGAGCAACATCGCATCTGATCGACCTCGGCCATCGGCGTATTGCCATGATCAATGGGCGGCCGGGCGCCACCTACGCCCTTCATCGAGACAGCGGGTTTCGCAAGGCCCTCCAAAGCCACGGTATGGAACCCGATGCGCAGCTGATCGCGAACGGAAACTTCACCGACGAGCTTGGCTTTCGTTTCGCGCGGTCCTTCCTGGAACAACCGAACCCGCCGACTGCCTTTGTGGCGGGATCCATGATGACGGCGCTCGGCGTCTATCGCGCGGTTCGATCGCTGGGGCTGCAGATCGGCAGGGACGTCTCGGTGATCGCCCACGACGACGTTTTTCCGTACCTGACAGCAGACAACATGGTGCCGTCGCTTTCGGCGACGCGGTCTTCGATGCGTGCAGCCGGATCGCGTTGCGCCGATCTTGTCTTGCAGCTGCTGTCGGGGCGGTCCCCGCTGGAGATCCACGAATTGTGGCCTGTCGAACTCATCCTGCGGGAATCGACCGGGCCGGCGAGGCCGTCCAAGCCCTGA
- a CDS encoding ABC transporter substrate-binding protein: MKFRFTAVAIAAALIGVAQPSFAASISISASSTGKNLELFRKQLDAFEKATGNKVSIVTMPSSSTEQFSQYRLWLAAGNKDVDVYQTDVIWAPQLADQFVDLKDAAKDVVGDFFPSIIASQTVNGRLVAMPLYTDAPALFYRKDLLDKYGKQPPKTWDEMAATAKEIQEKERGAGQKDLWGFVFQGNAYEGLTCNALEWVKSSGGGQIIEADGTISINNEKAAGALDRAKGWIGTISPPGVLAYQEEESRGVWQTGNAVFMRNWPYAYALGNGADSAVKGKFDVATLPVAKDGDTPSSTLGGWNLAVSKYSQNQDAAIALVKFLTSQESQKQRAIELSNLPTLQALYDDKDIAAAQPFMPNWKPIFQNAVPRPSASAKVKYNEVSSKFWTAVHNSLSGNGTSAENLELLEADLTSLKGDNW; this comes from the coding sequence ATGAAGTTTCGTTTCACAGCGGTCGCCATTGCTGCCGCGTTGATTGGCGTCGCACAGCCGTCCTTCGCCGCCAGCATCAGCATTTCCGCCAGCTCCACCGGCAAGAACCTGGAGCTGTTCCGCAAGCAACTCGACGCCTTCGAGAAGGCAACCGGCAACAAGGTCAGCATCGTGACCATGCCATCCTCCTCGACCGAGCAGTTTTCGCAGTACCGCCTCTGGCTGGCCGCCGGCAACAAGGACGTCGACGTCTATCAGACGGACGTGATCTGGGCGCCGCAGCTGGCCGACCAGTTCGTCGACCTGAAGGATGCGGCCAAGGATGTCGTCGGCGATTTCTTCCCGTCGATCATCGCCTCGCAGACCGTGAACGGCCGCCTCGTCGCCATGCCGCTCTACACCGATGCACCGGCGCTGTTCTACCGCAAGGACCTGCTCGACAAGTACGGCAAGCAGCCGCCGAAGACCTGGGACGAAATGGCGGCAACCGCCAAGGAAATCCAGGAGAAAGAACGCGGCGCCGGCCAGAAGGATCTCTGGGGCTTTGTCTTCCAGGGCAACGCCTATGAGGGTCTGACCTGCAACGCGCTGGAATGGGTCAAGTCGTCGGGCGGCGGTCAGATCATCGAAGCGGATGGCACCATCTCCATCAACAACGAGAAGGCTGCAGGCGCGCTCGACCGTGCCAAGGGATGGATCGGAACGATCTCTCCTCCCGGCGTCCTCGCCTATCAGGAAGAAGAGTCCCGCGGCGTCTGGCAGACCGGCAACGCCGTCTTCATGCGCAACTGGCCCTATGCCTACGCGCTCGGCAATGGCGCAGACAGCGCCGTCAAGGGCAAGTTCGACGTGGCAACGCTTCCCGTCGCCAAGGACGGTGACACCCCGTCCTCGACGCTCGGCGGCTGGAACCTTGCGGTCTCCAAGTATTCGCAGAACCAGGACGCCGCGATCGCGCTCGTCAAGTTCCTGACCTCCCAGGAAAGCCAGAAGCAGCGCGCCATCGAGCTGTCGAACCTGCCGACGCTGCAGGCGCTCTACGACGACAAGGACATCGCTGCCGCGCAGCCATTCATGCCGAACTGGAAGCCGATCTTCCAGAACGCCGTTCCGCGTCCCTCCGCTTCGGCCAAGGTCAAGTACAACGAGGTCTCCTCGAAGTTCTGGACCGCCGTTCACAATTCCCTCTCCGGCAACGGTACTTCCGCAGAAAACCTCGAGCTTCTCGAAGCCGATCTGACGTCGCTTAAGGGCGACAACTGGTGA
- a CDS encoding carbohydrate ABC transporter permease: MTEAAMSQSVGSRARAASTSSDLHAERVRSAWMFLAPTLFILAVVAGWPLFRTIYFSFTNASLTSLGDAQFVGFKNYLSWITLKSGRTVYSGLLADPAWWGAVWNTMKFAFLSVTIETVLGLVVALVLNAQFPGRGIVRAAILIPWAIPTIVSAKMWAWMLNDQFGILNDILLGLGLISQKIAWTANPDTAMIAVLIVDIWKTTPFMALLILAGLQMVPADIYEAAKIDGINPIRVFWRLTLPLVRPAIMVAVIFRMLDAMRIFDLIYVLTPNNAQTKTMSVMARENLFDFDKFAYGATASTVLFLIIATVTVLYMWLGRVKLGGSER; encoded by the coding sequence ATGACTGAAGCCGCAATGTCTCAAAGCGTCGGATCGCGAGCGCGCGCCGCCAGCACCTCGTCGGATTTGCACGCCGAGCGCGTCCGCTCTGCCTGGATGTTCCTGGCTCCGACCCTGTTCATTCTGGCAGTCGTTGCCGGATGGCCTCTTTTCAGAACCATCTATTTCAGCTTCACGAACGCATCGCTCACCAGCCTCGGCGACGCGCAGTTCGTCGGCTTCAAGAATTACCTCTCCTGGATCACGCTCAAGAGCGGGCGCACCGTCTATAGCGGCCTGCTGGCCGATCCCGCCTGGTGGGGCGCCGTCTGGAACACGATGAAATTCGCGTTTCTGTCAGTGACCATCGAAACCGTCCTCGGCCTCGTCGTCGCCTTGGTGCTGAACGCCCAGTTTCCAGGCCGCGGCATCGTGCGCGCCGCCATTCTCATTCCCTGGGCGATCCCGACCATCGTTTCCGCCAAGATGTGGGCCTGGATGCTCAACGATCAGTTCGGCATCTTGAACGACATCCTGCTTGGCCTCGGCCTGATCAGCCAGAAGATCGCCTGGACCGCCAATCCCGACACGGCGATGATCGCGGTGCTGATCGTCGATATCTGGAAGACGACGCCCTTCATGGCGCTGCTCATTCTCGCCGGCCTGCAGATGGTCCCCGCCGATATCTACGAGGCGGCCAAGATCGACGGCATCAACCCGATCCGCGTCTTCTGGCGGCTGACGCTGCCGCTGGTGCGCCCGGCCATCATGGTCGCCGTGATCTTCCGTATGCTGGATGCCATGCGCATCTTCGACCTCATCTATGTGCTGACGCCGAACAATGCACAGACCAAGACCATGTCTGTCATGGCGCGTGAAAACCTGTTCGATTTCGACAAGTTCGCCTACGGGGCAACCGCTTCAACCGTGCTCTTCCTGATCATCGCAACGGTTACCGTGCTCTACATGTGGCTCGGTCGCGTCAAGCTCGGTGGGAGCGAACGCTGA
- a CDS encoding carbohydrate ABC transporter permease, which produces MLLTLTKNTLFYLLVTVIVIVAVFPFYYAILTSFKAGTALFEVNYWPTSISLTNYTTVLTTGSFIRSLGNSLLVACLVVAASLLLAVTASYALARVNFRGRALLMLTILSVSMFPQIAVLAGLFELIRWIGIFNTPFALIFSYMIFTLPFTVWVLTTFMRDLPIEIEEAAIVDGASPWVIITQVFMPLMWPALVTTGLLAFITAWNEFLFALTFTSSDAQRTVPVAIALLSGGSQFEIPWGNIMAASVIVTVPVVVLVLIFQRRIISGLTAGGVKG; this is translated from the coding sequence ATGTTGCTGACCCTGACCAAGAACACGCTCTTCTATCTGCTCGTCACCGTCATCGTCATCGTTGCGGTCTTCCCGTTCTACTATGCGATCCTGACGAGCTTCAAAGCTGGCACGGCCCTTTTCGAGGTGAACTACTGGCCGACTTCGATCTCGCTCACCAACTACACGACGGTCCTGACCACAGGCAGCTTCATTCGTAGCCTCGGCAATTCTCTGCTCGTCGCCTGCCTCGTCGTCGCAGCCTCGCTGCTGCTCGCCGTCACCGCGTCCTATGCGCTTGCCCGCGTCAATTTCCGCGGCCGGGCACTGCTGATGCTGACGATCCTGTCGGTCTCGATGTTCCCGCAGATCGCCGTGCTCGCCGGCCTGTTCGAGCTGATCCGCTGGATTGGCATCTTCAACACGCCTTTTGCGCTGATCTTCTCCTACATGATCTTCACCCTGCCCTTCACGGTCTGGGTGCTGACCACCTTCATGCGCGATCTGCCGATCGAAATCGAGGAAGCGGCGATCGTCGACGGCGCCTCCCCCTGGGTCATCATCACGCAGGTTTTCATGCCGCTGATGTGGCCTGCTTTGGTCACCACAGGCCTGCTTGCCTTCATTACGGCCTGGAACGAATTCCTCTTCGCCCTAACATTCACCTCGTCGGACGCTCAAAGAACCGTGCCGGTTGCCATCGCCCTGCTTTCGGGCGGCAGCCAGTTTGAAATTCCTTGGGGCAACATCATGGCGGCATCCGTCATCGTCACGGTACCGGTCGTTGTCCTGGTCCTGATATTCCAGCGACGCATCATTTCCGGCCTGACAGCCGGCGGCGTCAAAGGTTGA
- a CDS encoding ABC transporter ATP-binding protein, protein MAQIRLDNIRKSFGVLEVIKGVSLDIRKGEFMVFVGPSGCGKSTLLRLISGLEDISSGTLSFDGEAVNRFAPSKRGIAMVFQSYALYPHMTVFENMAFGMKLSGRSKEECNTRVEQAAGMLQLSPYLERLPRQLSGGQRQRVAIGRAIVRDPKVFLFDEPLSNLDAALRVATRLEIAKLHRSMHGTTMIYVTHDQVEAMTLADRICVLRDGVVEQVGTPLELYETPNSVFVAGFIGSPKMNFLTGEFSAPYNAHTIGVRAEHMQIVQQAPAWTGTVIHSEILGSDSFVYLDIGIAEPLVVRETGVSSHRPGQKLGVAPVKGCIHRFDQSGRALERMPLKGAA, encoded by the coding sequence ATGGCACAGATTCGACTCGATAATATCCGCAAGAGCTTCGGTGTGCTCGAGGTCATCAAGGGCGTTTCGCTTGATATCCGCAAGGGCGAATTCATGGTCTTCGTCGGCCCTTCGGGCTGCGGCAAGTCCACGCTGCTGCGGCTCATCTCGGGGTTGGAGGACATCTCGTCGGGCACGCTGTCCTTCGATGGCGAAGCCGTTAACCGCTTTGCCCCTTCCAAGCGTGGCATCGCGATGGTGTTCCAGTCCTATGCGCTTTACCCGCACATGACCGTGTTCGAGAACATGGCCTTCGGCATGAAGCTATCGGGCCGCAGCAAGGAGGAATGCAACACCCGCGTCGAACAGGCAGCCGGCATGCTGCAGCTCTCGCCTTATCTGGAACGCCTGCCGCGCCAGCTGTCGGGCGGTCAGCGTCAGCGCGTGGCGATCGGCCGCGCCATCGTCCGCGACCCGAAGGTGTTCCTGTTCGACGAACCGCTGTCGAACCTCGATGCTGCGCTGCGTGTCGCGACCCGGCTGGAGATCGCCAAGCTTCACCGCAGCATGCATGGCACGACGATGATCTACGTCACCCACGACCAAGTCGAAGCAATGACGCTGGCCGACCGCATCTGCGTGCTGCGCGACGGCGTCGTCGAACAGGTCGGCACGCCGCTCGAGCTTTACGAGACGCCGAATTCCGTTTTCGTCGCCGGTTTCATCGGCTCGCCGAAGATGAACTTCCTGACGGGCGAATTCTCGGCACCCTACAACGCCCACACCATTGGCGTGCGGGCCGAACACATGCAGATCGTCCAGCAGGCGCCCGCCTGGACGGGAACCGTCATCCATTCGGAAATCCTCGGCTCGGACAGTTTCGTCTATCTCGACATCGGCATCGCCGAACCGCTCGTCGTTCGCGAAACGGGCGTATCGAGCCACCGACCCGGCCAGAAACTGGGCGTCGCCCCGGTAAAGGGCTGCATTCACCGGTTCGACCAATCCGGACGCGCGCTCGAGAGGATGCCCCTCAAAGGCGCGGCCTGA
- a CDS encoding ThuA domain-containing protein, with protein MAIRTIVWGENIHETTNAIVRGIYPEGMHTTIANALNTDPGISATTATLQEPEHGLTEARLAETDVLTWWGHKDHGAVSDVVVERVAKRVWEGMGLLVLHSGHFSKIFKRLMGTPCALKWREAGERERLWTINPRHPIAAGIEENFVLENEEMYGEQFSVPEPLETVFISWFQGGEVFRSGLTWRRGAGNIFYFRPGHETYPTYHDANVQKVLINSVKWAYNPQGDLKSITDAPNVPVEKALEPIVERGPRLHQAGEAGYR; from the coding sequence TTGGCTATTCGCACCATTGTCTGGGGTGAAAACATCCACGAAACCACCAATGCCATCGTTCGGGGCATCTATCCGGAGGGCATGCACACCACCATCGCCAATGCGCTGAACACCGATCCAGGTATCAGCGCGACGACGGCGACGCTGCAGGAGCCGGAACACGGCCTGACCGAAGCCCGCCTCGCCGAAACCGATGTCCTCACCTGGTGGGGCCACAAAGACCATGGCGCCGTATCCGATGTCGTCGTCGAGCGTGTCGCCAAGCGCGTCTGGGAAGGCATGGGCCTTCTCGTTCTGCACTCCGGCCACTTCTCGAAGATCTTCAAGCGCCTGATGGGCACGCCCTGCGCGCTGAAGTGGCGCGAGGCCGGCGAGCGCGAACGCCTCTGGACCATCAACCCGCGCCACCCGATCGCAGCCGGTATCGAGGAGAATTTCGTGCTGGAAAACGAGGAAATGTACGGCGAGCAGTTCTCCGTACCGGAGCCGCTGGAAACCGTCTTCATTTCCTGGTTCCAGGGCGGCGAAGTCTTCCGTTCGGGCCTCACCTGGCGCCGTGGCGCGGGCAACATCTTCTACTTCCGCCCCGGCCATGAAACCTATCCCACCTATCATGATGCCAACGTCCAGAAGGTACTCATCAACAGCGTGAAATGGGCTTATAACCCGCAGGGCGATCTCAAGAGCATCACCGATGCCCCGAACGTTCCGGTCGAAAAGGCGCTCGAACCGATCGTCGAGCGCGGTCCGAGACTGCACCAGGCCGGCGAAGCCGGTTACCGCTGA